The Glycine soja cultivar W05 chromosome 8, ASM419377v2, whole genome shotgun sequence genome has a window encoding:
- the LOC114422830 gene encoding probable protein phosphatase 2C 33, translating into MTQAVEVLNRYGTDLVGEPRDSDSECLAGFECFLNIVRALGMGSCISEVGAGGNSPPLLPYSPESNMDGGKRRRLRGSSSFDFKVPGRMFLNGSSEVASMYCKQGRKGINQDAMLVWENFCSKEDTIFCGVFDGHGPYGHRVAKKVRDSFPLKLNAQWDLHHKNRDRLSDHSSATGSYKSEGNGFRLVDEKTSPIDHEHEETDTILTLRESFLKACKIMDKELKLHPDIDCFCSGTTAVTLVKQGLDLVIGNLGDSRAVLGTRDHDDSLIAVQLTVDLKPNLPREEERIRLRRGRVFSLQNEPEVARVWLPNSDFPGLAMARAFGDFCLKDFGLIAVPDISYHRLTEKDEFVVLATDGIWDVLSNEEVVDIVAPAPRSSAARALVESAVQAWKTKFPFCKVDDCAAVCLFFDSDSDFKSTDTKDKLIPEASIDQSEKLSLLGEKGVGMEAEKQQQ; encoded by the exons ATGACTCAG GCGGTGGAGGTCCTGAACCGGTATGGGACGGATCTGGTTGGGGAGCCGAGAGATTCTGATTCTGAGTGTTTGGCGGGTTTTGAGTGTTTTCTGAACATTGTGAGGGCATTGGGAATGGGATCGTGTATCTCAGAGGTTGGAGCTGGTGGTAATTCACCTCCTCTTCTTCCTTATTCGCCTGAATCCAACATGGATGGTGGAAAGAGAAGAAGGTTGAGGGGTTCCTCTTCGTTTGATTTCAAAGTGCCTGGGAGGATGTTCTTGAATGGTTCAAGCGAGGTTGCATCCATGTATTGCAAGCAAGGAAGAAAAGGGATCAACCAAGATGCTATGCTTGTTTGGGAG AACTTTTGTTCAAAGGAAGACACCATTTTTTGTGGTGTTTTTGATGGTCATGGACCTTATGGCCACAGAGTTGCAAAGAAAGTTAGGGATTCTTTTCCTTTAAAGCTTAATGCCCAATGGGATTTGCATCATAAAAATAGAGACAGACTCAGTGATCATAGCAGTGCCACAGGAAGTTATAAATCTGAAGGGAATGGATTTAGACTGGTGGATGAGAAAACTAGTCCCATTGATCATGAACATGAAGAAACAGATACTATTTTGACATTACGAGAATCTTTTTTGAAGGCTTGTAAGATTATGGACAAAGAACTGAAACTTCATCCTGATATTGACTGCTTTTGTAGTGGGACTACAGCAGTTACCTTGGTCAAGCAA GGGCTGGACCTTGTTATTGGAAATCTTGGGGACTCGAGAGCTGTACTGGGTACCCGAGATCATGATGATTCTCTTATTGCTGTTCAGTTGACTGTTGACCTTAAGCCAAATCTTCCAA GGGAAGAAGAGAGGATCAGGCTTCGTAGAGGAAGGGTTTTTTCCCTTCAGAATGAACCTGAGGTGGCTCGAGTTTGGCTGCCTAACTCTGATTTCCCTGGTCTTGCTATGGCTCGGGCATTTGGAGATTTTTGCCTTAAGGACTTTGGATTGATTGCTGTTCCAGATATCTCATATCACCGTCTTACCGAGAAGGATGAATTTGTCGTGTTAGCAACAGATGGG ATTTGGGATGTTTTATCAAATGAAGAAGTTGTGGACATTGTAGCACCTGCTCCACGGTCTAGTGCTGCTAGAGCACTGGTTGAGTCAGCTGTTCAGGCATGGAAGACAAAATTTCCTTTTTGTAAGGTTGATGATTGTGCTGCCGTATGCCTCTTCTTTGATTCTGATTCAGATTTCAAGTCAACAGATACCAAAGACAAGTTGATACCGGAGGCATCTATTGACCAATCTGAGAAGTTATCTTTACTTGGTGAAAAGGGAGTTGGAATGGAAGCTGAAAAACAGCAGCAATAG